Genomic segment of Avibacterium volantium:
CTTTTTGTGGATTAACACGGCTGACAAAATAGAGCGTGTAAGGCACATCATTTTCTAAATTGAGATGTACGGTAAAAGGCCCTGCAATTTGAATGTCATAAAAGTTTTTTTTCAGCGGTTTTAATGTGGTGCTGGTGTGGTACATAAATTGCTGAATAGGGGCAATTTCTTCCTTTCTTGCGCCGAGAATATTGCCGTTTTGATCGGCAAGAACGGGATGAATGCCGTCAAATTTATCCACAGGGATAACTGGCACACCTGAGATAATATGTGCCAGTTGTTTATTACGAATGGTGGTGGATATTTCACCGTAATACCCCGAAACCTCTTCGTTGCCTAGCTCGGTGTAAATACGTGCGTCAAAATAAGGCAGTAAAAAAATCAATGCGAGGAGAAGAACAAAAGCAAGCCAGAATAAGGCAAAAATTCGCATTGAAAGTGTATTAAGAAAAGTTAATTTCATTTTGATTGAGTTTATTTAGACGCAACGAGCAGATAACCTTTGCCTCGTAATGTTTTGAACCAAGGGGAATCATCATTTCGTGGTGGAAGTTTTTTCCTTAAATTTGACATATGCATATCAATGGCACGATCAAAAGGCGTGAGCGGTTTACCAAGGATTTCCATACTCAAGTGCTCACGAGAAAGAATTTGCCCCGGGTTGGCAATAAGAATTTGTAATAAGGCAAATTCAGTGCCTGTGAGTTCGAGATTTTTATCTTCATAAAGCACTTGCTGACGTCCCGGATAGAGGGTTAAACCACAAAATTCAATCTGCTGATTTTCTTCCGATTTGTTTTCATTCACTGAATTTGCTAGTTCGGTACGGCGTAAAATGGCTTTAATTCTTGCTACCAATTCACGATCATTGAAAGGCTTCGGTAAATAATCGTCCGCACCCAATTCTAAGCCGATAACGCGATCAATTTCATCGCCCCGTGCCGTGAGCATCATTACCGGTGTGGTGAAATGCTGCCTAATCTGTTTTAGGGTTTCAATGCCATTTAATACAGGCATCATTATATCCAATAACACGAGGTGATAGCTATTATCCAATTTGTCTAAGGCTTCTTTACCATTGTTTGCGGTATCTACCTCAAAGCCCTCTAACTGAAGTAATTCAGCCAGAAGTTCCACAAGTTCAATATCATCGTCCACTAATAATAATTTAGCCATTATGATTGGTCCTTATAATTAAGTGCGGTGTAATTTTGCCGAATTTTTTATTTCCAGAACTGCCACCAACGTTTGTTTTGACTTTCTGAAGCTTCAATCACCACATTGTTGATTTCTTTTTCACCGGCTGTTGGCAATGGCTTATCTAAATCAAGATGAGTAACCACCCCTTGCTTATCAAAGTTTACGATAAAGGTGTGTTGTTCTGGCGTTTGGTAAGCCTTTTGGATAAGGAAAACATAATACCAAGTGTCATTACTAAATGGGTCAATTAAAACAGGTGTGCCCAATAAATATTGCACTTGTTGCTTATTCATTCCCACTTTTACTTGATCCACCGTGGCAGCTTCAAGATAGTTACCCTGCGGCACATCAATACGATACACCACTTTGCTTACGGTTGAACAAGCCGTTACACTTAGCGCTAACATTGCTGCTGTAATAAGAGTTTTTAACTGCATATTGGTTACCTTTTATTCTTTAATAATGAAGGGGATAATACCTAAACTTCGCCCTATTGCCAAATTAATTCTAGCCTTTTAGCCAGCGTTGTAATTGATCACGCAAATTTGGTGGCAAACCTTTAATCGTGAGCGTATCACCCATTTCGTCCCAAATCACACGTTGATTAATTAGCTCCGCATCAAAACTGATGGTTACCCCTTTGCCAGAGCCTGAAAACTTGGTTAAGCCTTTCAACGCTGAACGCACCGGAGGAATATGCTCTTCCAAGCCATAATCTTGCGTTTGGGTAAAATCTGCAAAAGACTGCTCGTTTAGAGTGGGCAAGCTATCGGAAAGTTCCCGCAATTCAATTTCTTCCCCCGCGCTCATTTGTCCTTTGCAATATTCAAACACTTGCTTTTTCACCGCTTGTGATTGCTCATTGTTTAATTCACCTTGTTCGCAATAATCACTCACCGCTTGCAATAAACATTGGTTTTGCACTTGCGGATTTAAGCCCTCTTCGGCTTGTAGAAAATCCATAAAAAAGTCGGCAATTTTACGCCCCACTTTTCCTTTAATAAAAGTAAGATAGCGGTTGGAATTGGCGTCCACTTGCAAATCCGTCAGGTTAATGCGTGCGGCAATGTCAAATTGGGTGAGATCCAAATATTGCGTACGATGAATTTCTAAATTTTCGTCCACCAACATACTGGCTCGGCTATCAAGCAAGGCGATAAATAAATAATCAGTGGCTAAAAAATTATATTGGCACAGCACGAACGTTCCGCTATCAGCGAAGCTATATTTACCTAACTCTTGGGCGAGTTTTTGCGCCGATTGGTGGCTAAACGGTAGGAAATCTAATTCATTTTCGAGAAAACGGTTAAGATTTTGCGCAAACTCTGACGCTTCTTCAAACACACCATAGGCTTTGGCTTTATTTTGATAACCTTGGTGTAAATGCAACATCATTTGTTCCACTTCAGGGCTAATGGGCAACAGCTCATTGC
This window contains:
- the yejK gene encoding nucleoid-associated protein YejK, with protein sequence MSITVKQIVLHQLVKHQQEEAIQLDVQLRNELLPISPEVEQMMLHLHQGYQNKAKAYGVFEEASEFAQNLNRFLENELDFLPFSHQSAQKLAQELGKYSFADSGTFVLCQYNFLATDYLFIALLDSRASMLVDENLEIHRTQYLDLTQFDIAARINLTDLQVDANSNRYLTFIKGKVGRKIADFFMDFLQAEEGLNPQVQNQCLLQAVSDYCEQGELNNEQSQAVKKQVFEYCKGQMSAGEEIELRELSDSLPTLNEQSFADFTQTQDYGLEEHIPPVRSALKGLTKFSGSGKGVTISFDAELINQRVIWDEMGDTLTIKGLPPNLRDQLQRWLKG
- the cpxR gene encoding envelope stress response regulator transcription factor CpxR, yielding MAKLLLVDDDIELVELLAELLQLEGFEVDTANNGKEALDKLDNSYHLVLLDIMMPVLNGIETLKQIRQHFTTPVMMLTARGDEIDRVIGLELGADDYLPKPFNDRELVARIKAILRRTELANSVNENKSEENQQIEFCGLTLYPGRQQVLYEDKNLELTGTEFALLQILIANPGQILSREHLSMEILGKPLTPFDRAIDMHMSNLRKKLPPRNDDSPWFKTLRGKGYLLVASK
- the bamE gene encoding outer membrane protein assembly factor BamE encodes the protein MQLKTLITAAMLALSVTACSTVSKVVYRIDVPQGNYLEAATVDQVKVGMNKQQVQYLLGTPVLIDPFSNDTWYYVFLIQKAYQTPEQHTFIVNFDKQGVVTHLDLDKPLPTAGEKEINNVVIEASESQNKRWWQFWK